From the Pleurodeles waltl isolate 20211129_DDA chromosome 6, aPleWal1.hap1.20221129, whole genome shotgun sequence genome, the window CATCGCAGCTGCTGTAAGAGACAAAGGCATCAAAGTCATATTGCCGCTGCCTATCACGTCTCCCACGATAGTCCCACCAGGTCCTGAGCATGTAGAAGAGATACAGAAGGTACCACCGCATCTTGTGATACAGCAGGGCTGTGATCAGGAACAACATGTGGAAGGAGAACGTCCCAATGAAGAGTGGGTAACCTACCATCAAGCTGCAGTCTTTCTCCAAGAAATGCAGGTAATTCATCTTCTGTGACCCAAGAGAGCATGTATGAATTCCCAGCTTCGGCACTCTCACTTGGGGGTGGGTGGCCACCCATCTTCTGATCCAGGCTTGTTCACAGGAGCAGTCCAGGGGCACATCGTTCAGGTAGATGTAACGCAGACTTTCCATGTGGTCGAACAGACCCTCCTGTAGAGTTTTCACAGGCTGGGACTTGAAGATTAAGAGCTCCAAAGAAACAAGATCTCTAAACATGGTGTCTGTAAAGTGCTCTATCCCAGTATCCTCCAGGATCAGGGTTCTGAGGTGCGTCAAGTTCCAGAACAGCTGCTCGGGAGTCAGGAAACTCTTCTTTATGTCCAACTTTAGGTTTCCTAAATGGAGATAATGTAAATTGTGAAGAAGCTGGAGGCTGCCATTCAAGGGGCTGAAGGATTTATAGAAATGCATATTTGCAGAAGAACTATAGTACAAATGTTCAACATTAGTAAAAGACGTGAGCCCCAAGTGTTCAGTCTCAGATATTCCAAGTGGGAAACAGTCCACTGCATGATTTTCATGTAGGTGAAGTTGTTTCACAGATTTTAAGGGCAGGTCCATGCACGAGTCAATATAAATCTGTGGAGCACTAATGTTAAGGACTTCAAGTAAGCTACAGTTATTTTCACATATCAGAGTTATTGACTGCTTTGCTTCCAAGGTGAGAGAAGTGAGTTCTTCCTGTTTGATATTCAATGTCTCATGAGTCTCGAATGTGATGGATAGCTCCTGAAGCTTGTTCATCGCGACCAGAGATCTATTGTTGGTCTTGATTGAGTTACCCCTGAGGCCCAGCACTCTGACACTACTCAAATGATCAAAATAGAAGTTCTCAAGAAGAAAGAGTTTATTGTAGTCGAGCTGCAGTGATTGTAGCCTGTCAAGACCAACAAAGGTGTCCTTTTCTAGGAACACAAGATAATTACTACTGAGATCTATTGTCTCCAGATTAGCCAGACAAAAGAGGCGCCCAGATCCAATATTGGTGATGCGGTTGAATGACAGATCCAGGTGTGTGAGGTTGGATAAAACATTGGGAAACCCAGGTGTGCACAGGTCTAGGCTTTTTATCTTGTTTACAGAGAGAACGAGGGACCTCAGGTTTAGCAGTTTCTTTGCCATATCATTCGTGAAGGCCCAAAGGCGGTTGTCGGACATGTTAAGAGACAATAgggaagagcatccttcaaaggaCTCAGCTGGAAGACTTGAAATAAAGTTTTGAGCAACTGTCAAGTTCCTGACCCCTAGACGGGACACCACTGTGCAGACATCTTTAATCTTCAGATAGATTTTCATGGCATTTAGGGAGAGGATTTCAATGCTCTTTATTCCAGATGAGAGAAGGTTAATGACCTTGAGACCAGTCGCATCTGCCTTGAAGACTGTAAGATGAGGGAAGTTGCAAAA encodes:
- the LOC138301820 gene encoding toll-like receptor 13; protein product: MAARALSVVGVSTFVTCCWTIVSGTATALCDIYEWDQLGSPGVLDPTCFGFPLEGFRIFSKCSTVRNMEVGLKEVPMDVDTLCLVLQVRTIPTGSFSRYQNLTRLYLCGSFHVSARAFSGIANLRHLGIGGEYIRHVITIDMDEQVFGGLENLTRLDLRNVVMFEALQKNLFKPLHRIQVIDLSENRVHRIYRLTTMLQSLVSVRILGLKRNGVVAARALDCISTTNLTNSTVFSPRISILDLSSNELKIVEENSFCNFPHLTVFKADATGLKVINLLSSGIKSIEILSLNAMKIYLKIKDVCTVVSRLGVRNLTVAQNFISSLPAESFEGCSSLLSLNMSDNRLWAFTNDMAKKLLNLRSLVLSVNKIKSLDLCTPGFPNVLSNLTHLDLSFNRITNIGSGRLFCLANLETIDLSSNYLVFLEKDTFVGLDRLQSLQLDYNKLFLLENFYFDHLSSVRVLGLRGNSIKTNNRSLVAMNKLQELSITFETHETLNIKQEELTSLTLEAKQSITLICENNCSLLEVLNISAPQIYIDSCMDLPLKSVKQLHLHENHAVDCFPLGISETEHLGLTSFTNVEHLYYSSSANMHFYKSFSPLNGSLQLLHNLHYLHLGNLKLDIKKSFLTPEQLFWNLTHLRTLILEDTGIEHFTDTMFRDLVSLELLIFKSQPVKTLQEGLFDHMESLRYIYLNDVPLDCSCEQAWIRRWVATHPQVRVPKLGIHTCSLGSQKMNYLHFLEKDCSLMVGYPLFIGTFSFHMLFLITALLYHKMRWYLLYLFYMLRTWWDYRGRRDRQRQYDFDAFVSYSSCDEAWVVREFLPNLEERGPPFFKVCLHGRDFEVGKDIMDNIVDSIYRSRWVVCLISRHYLRSHWCSLEVRMATYRLLAERKDSLVMVFLEKVSTRSLSRYHQLAKLVKKKTYLEWEEDLVQQPLFWARLRKAIGGDGIEQQEIVVK